One Phycisphaera mikurensis NBRC 102666 DNA window includes the following coding sequences:
- a CDS encoding SLC13 family permease has product MTSPWEAWAVGGVLVVVLFALARGWSRPDALMLGALAVVMTLAGFSDRLPGPDEAVAGFGSEALVTVALLFVVATAITRTGALRRVALPLLGRPRSEAGAQLRLAMPVAGLSAFLNNTPVVAMCLDEVRAFALRAGVAPSKLFLPLSYFSILGGVCTLVGTSTNLIVDGLHRESGAASLGMFGFAWVGVPCLLVGVAYLLVAGRWLLPDREDPLARGDARTWTAEVRVPEGSPHAGRSIEAAGLRSLPGLYLVRLERGDAVLPAVDPAERLHAGDRLVFAGDLARVAELRADRGLEPATDGPPPPGRGQAVLVEAIVAPACPLVGRGIREGRFRERYDAAVLAVSRDGARLEGKPGDVVLRAGDGLLLESRPGFVQRQRRERDFFFVTNVPDAAPPRHERAWWAGAVLVGLVLSVALLDVPMLLAAFWAAGLLWITRCVTASEARRSIDWEVLVVIGAAIGLGKAAVTSGLAAGVAGSLVSAVSALDGGPFLALVAVYAATSLFTELVSNNATAVLMYPIAVGTAEGFGADPLPFVMALAVAASASFATPIGYQTNLMVYGPGGYRFGDYLRVGVPLNGVVGLTACVVTPIVFPF; this is encoded by the coding sequence ATGACGAGTCCGTGGGAAGCCTGGGCGGTGGGTGGCGTGCTGGTGGTCGTCCTGTTCGCGCTGGCCCGCGGGTGGAGCCGCCCCGATGCGCTGATGCTCGGCGCCCTCGCGGTGGTGATGACCCTCGCCGGTTTCTCCGACCGCCTGCCGGGTCCCGACGAGGCCGTGGCGGGCTTCGGGAGCGAGGCGCTGGTCACGGTGGCGCTGTTGTTCGTGGTGGCGACGGCGATCACGCGGACCGGGGCGCTCCGCCGGGTGGCGCTGCCGCTCTTGGGGCGGCCACGCAGCGAGGCGGGGGCGCAGCTGCGGCTGGCGATGCCCGTCGCGGGGCTCTCGGCGTTCCTCAACAACACGCCGGTCGTGGCGATGTGCCTGGACGAGGTGCGGGCCTTTGCCCTCCGGGCGGGGGTGGCGCCCTCGAAGCTGTTCCTGCCGCTGTCGTACTTCTCGATCCTCGGCGGCGTCTGCACGCTGGTGGGCACGTCCACGAACCTCATCGTCGACGGGTTGCACCGCGAGAGCGGAGCGGCCAGCCTGGGGATGTTCGGCTTCGCTTGGGTCGGCGTGCCGTGCCTGCTGGTCGGGGTGGCCTACCTGCTCGTCGCGGGGCGGTGGCTCCTGCCCGATCGGGAGGACCCGCTGGCGCGTGGAGACGCCCGCACGTGGACGGCGGAGGTGCGGGTGCCCGAGGGAAGCCCGCACGCCGGGCGGAGCATCGAGGCCGCCGGGCTGAGGAGCCTGCCGGGCCTCTACCTCGTGCGGCTGGAGCGGGGGGACGCGGTGCTGCCCGCGGTCGATCCCGCCGAGCGGCTGCACGCCGGCGACCGGCTCGTCTTCGCGGGAGACCTCGCCCGGGTGGCGGAGCTGCGGGCCGATCGCGGGCTGGAACCGGCCACCGACGGCCCGCCGCCGCCGGGGAGGGGGCAAGCGGTGCTGGTCGAGGCGATCGTGGCGCCCGCCTGCCCGCTGGTGGGCCGGGGCATCCGCGAGGGCCGCTTCCGCGAGCGCTACGACGCCGCCGTGCTGGCCGTCAGCCGCGACGGCGCCCGGCTCGAGGGCAAGCCCGGCGACGTCGTCCTGCGCGCCGGCGACGGCCTGCTGCTGGAGAGCCGGCCGGGCTTCGTGCAGCGGCAGCGCCGCGAGCGAGACTTCTTCTTCGTCACGAACGTGCCCGACGCGGCGCCGCCCCGGCACGAGCGGGCGTGGTGGGCGGGCGCGGTGCTGGTGGGCCTGGTGCTCTCGGTGGCGCTGCTCGACGTGCCGATGCTGCTCGCCGCGTTCTGGGCGGCCGGGCTGCTCTGGATCACGCGGTGCGTGACGGCGAGCGAGGCCCGGCGTTCCATCGACTGGGAGGTGCTGGTGGTGATCGGGGCGGCGATCGGGCTTGGCAAGGCCGCGGTCACCAGCGGACTGGCCGCCGGCGTCGCCGGCTCGCTGGTGTCCGCCGTTTCGGCGCTCGATGGCGGGCCCTTCCTGGCGCTCGTCGCCGTGTACGCCGCGACGAGCCTCTTCACCGAGCTGGTGAGCAACAACGCCACCGCGGTGCTGATGTACCCCATCGCCGTCGGCACCGCCGAGGGCTTCGGCGCCGACCCGCTGCCGTTCGTGATGGCGCTGGCCGTCGCGGCCTCCGCCAGCTTCGCCACCCCCATCGGCTACCAGACCAACCTGATGGTCTACGGCCCCGGCGGGTACCGCTTCGGCGACTACCTGCGGGTGGGCGTGCCGCTCAACGGCGTGGTCGGCCTGACGGCGTGCGTCGTGACGCCGATCGTGTTCCCGTTCTGA
- a CDS encoding NAD(P)/FAD-dependent oxidoreductase, whose product MSASDLPAADQALETAAVIGGGPSGASAARALREAGVAVTLFDRGRAAGGRASTRRSRTGVAFDHGSPCFTAHSEAFAERVAGWREAGVVGPWTGRFLRADPGGERDQAAAAGDPAVADGPAVRWRPDPRERFVGVPSMAALVGHLLEGAAEAHAESEIVELLGEPAGRGSAGPWLLKDAAGQEHGPFDAVVVAVAAPQAARLLGASAPRLARLAERAKAAGCFSVMLAFDEPLGLAPAAGDVADGEAPAAVDAVRLDRGPLAWVGRETHKPGRPTGAGECWVLHARPTWSAPRLEQPAEEVIAPLKAALQRLLGRPLPATAYEAAHRWKFAHCVKPLPDASFVSPKHRLAACGDWFGGPEGAGGVEAAVMSGRHAAMTLLEKLQRVPAGG is encoded by the coding sequence GTGTCAGCGAGTGACCTCCCGGCCGCGGACCAGGCGCTGGAGACCGCGGCGGTCATCGGCGGCGGGCCTTCGGGCGCGTCCGCGGCGCGGGCGCTGCGCGAGGCGGGCGTGGCGGTGACGCTCTTCGATCGCGGCCGCGCGGCCGGGGGGCGGGCGTCCACGCGCCGGTCCCGCACCGGCGTCGCCTTCGACCACGGCTCGCCCTGCTTCACCGCCCACTCCGAGGCCTTCGCGGAGCGGGTGGCGGGCTGGCGCGAAGCCGGCGTGGTCGGGCCCTGGACCGGGCGTTTCCTGCGGGCAGACCCCGGAGGGGAGCGGGATCAGGCCGCGGCGGCGGGTGATCCCGCCGTGGCGGACGGGCCGGCGGTGCGGTGGCGACCCGATCCGCGGGAGCGTTTCGTGGGCGTGCCGTCGATGGCGGCCCTGGTCGGGCACCTCCTCGAGGGGGCGGCCGAAGCTCACGCGGAGTCGGAGATCGTGGAGCTGCTCGGCGAGCCCGCGGGCCGCGGGTCGGCGGGGCCGTGGCTGCTCAAGGACGCGGCCGGCCAAGAGCACGGCCCCTTCGACGCGGTGGTGGTGGCGGTGGCGGCGCCGCAGGCGGCGCGGCTGCTCGGCGCCAGCGCCCCCCGGCTGGCTCGGCTGGCGGAGCGGGCCAAAGCCGCCGGCTGCTTCTCGGTGATGCTCGCCTTCGACGAGCCGCTGGGCCTGGCGCCCGCGGCGGGGGACGTCGCGGACGGGGAAGCCCCGGCGGCGGTGGACGCGGTGCGGCTGGACCGCGGCCCGCTCGCTTGGGTCGGCCGCGAGACCCACAAGCCCGGCCGCCCGACGGGCGCCGGCGAGTGCTGGGTGCTGCACGCCCGGCCGACGTGGTCGGCCCCGCGGCTGGAGCAGCCGGCGGAGGAGGTCATCGCCCCGCTGAAGGCGGCTCTGCAGCGGCTGCTCGGCCGGCCCCTGCCGGCGACCGCTTACGAGGCGGCGCACCGCTGGAAGTTCGCGCACTGCGTCAAGCCGCTGCCCGACGCGTCCTTCGTCTCGCCGAAGCACCGGCTCGCGGCCTGCGGCGACTGGTTCGGCGGGCCCGAGGGCGCCGGCGGCGTGGAGGCCGCGGTGATGAGCGGCCGGCACGCGGCGATGACGCTGCTCGAGAAGCTCCAGCGGGTGCCCGCGGGCGGCTGA
- the efp gene encoding elongation factor P — translation MKANDLKPGLVVNLDGLLYICTKTEHVKPGKGGAFVQAKLKSVKHGNVTEKRFRSSDTVESTNLDRRDIEFLYAEGPNGVFMDSESYEQFTIQADILGDTLLLTKPNETIKGLFYEGNPLSVELPLSVEHEIAETEPGIKNATATNVMKEAVTETGLKIRVPPFINAGEKVKINTDTREYLGRVSE, via the coding sequence ATGAAAGCAAACGACCTCAAGCCCGGGCTCGTCGTGAACCTCGACGGGCTCCTCTACATCTGCACCAAGACCGAGCACGTGAAGCCGGGCAAGGGCGGCGCCTTCGTGCAGGCGAAGCTCAAGAGCGTGAAGCACGGGAACGTCACCGAGAAGCGCTTCCGCAGCTCCGACACGGTCGAGAGCACGAACCTGGACCGCCGCGACATCGAGTTCCTGTACGCCGAGGGTCCCAACGGGGTCTTCATGGACTCCGAGAGCTACGAGCAGTTCACGATCCAGGCCGACATCCTCGGCGACACGCTGCTGCTGACCAAGCCCAACGAAACCATCAAGGGCCTCTTCTACGAGGGCAACCCGCTCTCGGTGGAGCTGCCGCTCTCGGTGGAGCACGAGATCGCCGAGACCGAGCCGGGCATCAAGAACGCCACGGCCACCAACGTGATGAAGGAGGCGGTCACCGAGACGGGCCTGAAGATCCGCGTGCCCCCGTTCATCAACGCCGGGGAGAAGGTCAAGATCAACACCGACACCAGGGAGTACCTCGGCCGTGTCAGCGAGTGA
- a CDS encoding VOC family protein yields the protein MLNLRGVHHTGLTVSNLEAGIAWYRKHLGLQTLEAQWEAPAAGLKIVYLARNGVRVELFENAGAASLPAVGRDHLAFKVDDIEAEVATLRAAGVEITVPPTRVDAASLTYAFFADPDGNKLELVQTDA from the coding sequence ATGCTGAATCTGCGTGGCGTGCATCACACGGGGCTGACGGTCTCGAACCTGGAGGCAGGGATCGCCTGGTACCGGAAGCACCTGGGGCTGCAGACGCTCGAGGCGCAGTGGGAGGCGCCGGCGGCGGGGCTGAAGATCGTCTATCTCGCACGAAACGGCGTCCGCGTGGAGCTTTTCGAGAACGCCGGCGCCGCGTCGCTGCCGGCGGTCGGTCGCGACCACCTGGCCTTCAAGGTCGACGACATCGAGGCCGAGGTCGCGACGCTGCGGGCCGCCGGTGTCGAGATCACCGTCCCGCCGACGCGCGTGGACGCGGCGTCGCTGACCTACGCCTTCTTCGCCGACCCCGACGGCAACAAGCTCGAGCTCGTGCAGACCGACGCCTGA
- a CDS encoding DUF3859 domain-containing protein, with the protein MARRRPIHRVLSQGIHERFDAKSGGLPRLVRPTLRVEAKLGREFGFVVRIERARKMPVAWEIDHPGVPDGADPQGPALPPFRGIEHVPAPVWDFYLGDALWAPLERMLGPWRLSVAIDGRTLHRAEFVVHPPPGPEPAGPQ; encoded by the coding sequence ATGGCGCGTCGCAGGCCGATCCACCGGGTGCTCTCGCAGGGCATCCACGAGCGCTTCGACGCCAAGAGCGGCGGCCTCCCGCGGCTGGTGCGGCCGACGCTGCGGGTGGAGGCAAAGCTCGGCCGCGAGTTCGGCTTCGTGGTGCGCATCGAGCGGGCCCGCAAGATGCCGGTGGCCTGGGAGATCGATCACCCCGGCGTGCCCGACGGGGCGGACCCACAGGGTCCGGCGTTGCCACCGTTCCGCGGGATCGAGCACGTGCCGGCGCCGGTGTGGGATTTCTACTTGGGCGACGCGTTGTGGGCGCCGCTGGAGCGCATGCTCGGGCCCTGGCGGCTGTCGGTGGCGATCGACGGGCGGACGCTGCACCGCGCGGAGTTCGTGGTCCACCCGCCGCCCGGACCGGAGCCGGCGGGGCCGCAGTAG
- a CDS encoding DUF3817 domain-containing protein — MSPPPARTAADRLLRPTRWLGFVEGASFLVLLFVAMPLKHVAGDPRAVSLVGGLHGGLFVLFVAALTVLVAAGSLSLRRGLLGVVASILPFGPWLLDHRIYPPESPKAAAGPAASAG; from the coding sequence GTGAGCCCCCCGCCCGCCCGCACCGCCGCCGACCGCCTCCTCCGCCCGACCCGCTGGCTGGGCTTCGTCGAGGGCGCATCCTTCCTCGTGCTGCTCTTCGTCGCGATGCCGCTCAAGCACGTCGCCGGCGATCCGCGGGCGGTCTCGCTGGTCGGCGGCCTGCACGGCGGGCTCTTCGTGCTGTTCGTCGCCGCGCTGACCGTGCTCGTCGCGGCCGGCTCGCTCTCGCTCCGCCGCGGCCTGCTCGGCGTCGTCGCCTCGATCCTGCCCTTCGGGCCGTGGCTGCTGGACCACCGCATCTACCCCCCGGAGAGCCCGAAAGCCGCGGCCGGGCCGGCCGCTTCGGCCGGATAA